In Sulfolobales archaeon, the DNA window ATAGAATGGGTGAGGTAAAGATCTACAGGGTATCTGGGCTAGCCCTCTTCGGCCATGATAAGTTCCCTGAGTGGAGGAAGTTCTCTATAGAGGTTAGGGCTTTGAATGAGAGACATGCATTAGAATATATATACTCCGTTATGGGGAGTAGGCATAAGCTGAAGAGATCTAATATAAAGATCTTGAAGATCGAGGAGATCAGGCCTGAGGAGGCTAGAAGCACTTTTATAAGGGAGCTCTCGAGGATCACTGGGTGGGAGATTGTCCGCTAGGGGTCAGGAGAGGAGGGTAACATATAGAGAGGCTGTTGAGAGGCTTGTAAGCGATATAAACAGGGTTGAGGAGTATATAAGGTCGCTGCAGCAGAATGCAAACATAGTGCTCGCAGAGCTTGAGGAGCTTAGAATAGCTAGGGAGGCTCTAGAGCAGCTCAAAGTGTACAAGGGTGAGGAGGCACTGCTAGCACTGGATAGGAGGGGGCATGTAATGGCTAAAGGCATTATAACTGCTAAGGATAGGGTGATAGCGAATATAGGTGGTGAATTCCTCATGGAGGTTCCAATAGATGAGGCTATAAAGATAATAGTTGCTAAGGAAAGCGATCTCAGGAATGCGCTAAATGCTATAAACCAGGAGATAAGCTCAGCCTATACACTGTATGAGAGGCTCAGAGCTGCCCTAAGCCAGATAGTTGAGGAGGCGGAGAAAAAGGCTAGGGAGGAGAGTAAGAGCGGGTAGACTTCTTGTTCAAGGCGCTTAAAAACATCTTCTCATCGATAAAATCCTCTATAGCTAAGGGGATCTCAGAAGCGATAGGATCTATAGCGACTAAGGAGATCAGATATGAGGATGTGTTAAAGGTATCAGAGGAGCTTATCATCAAGCTAGTAGAGGCCGATGTTGCATATGAGGTTGCAGAGGAGATTATAAGGGGTGTTGCGAAGAGGCTCGATGGAACTAGAATAGGGAGGTTTGAAGATCTAGAGGTGTTTGTTGGGGAGAAGTTGAGGGAGACTATAAGGGATATCCTTAGAAGGGGTGTCTGGGAAGGCGATCTAATATCGATGGCAAGATCTAAAAAACCATTCAAAATAGTCTTTATGGGTGTCAACGGGGTTGGGAAGACAACAACGATAGC includes these proteins:
- the pfdA gene encoding prefoldin subunit alpha codes for the protein MSARGQERRVTYREAVERLVSDINRVEEYIRSLQQNANIVLAELEELRIAREALEQLKVYKGEEALLALDRRGHVMAKGIITAKDRVIANIGGEFLMEVPIDEAIKIIVAKESDLRNALNAINQEISSAYTLYERLRAALSQIVEEAEKKAREESKSG
- the rpl18a gene encoding 50S ribosomal protein L18Ae — encoded protein: MGEVKIYRVSGLALFGHDKFPEWRKFSIEVRALNERHALEYIYSVMGSRHKLKRSNIKILKIEEIRPEEARSTFIRELSRITGWEIVR